The following proteins are co-located in the Larimichthys crocea isolate SSNF chromosome XXIV, L_crocea_2.0, whole genome shotgun sequence genome:
- the rps6ka1 gene encoding ribosomal protein S6 kinase alpha-1 isoform X2 — MPLAQIAEPWPTMELVQLETENGQSTAEDGVTPAVKDDGEIKEINITHVVKEGSEKADASQFELLKVLGQGSFGKVFLVRKVTPPDANQLYAMKVLKKATLKVRDRVRTKMERDILADVNHPFVVKLHYAFQTEGKLYLILDFLRGGDLFTRLSKEVMFTEEDVKFYLAELALGLDHLHSLGIIYRDLKPENILLDEEGHIKLTDFGLCKEAIDHEKKAYSFCGTVEYMAPEVVNRQGHIHSADWWSFGVLMFEMLTGALPFQGKDRKETMNLILKARLGMPQFLSAEAQSLLRALFKRNPANRLGSGSDGAEEIKRHGFFSTIDWNKLFRREVKPPFRPAVARPDDTFYFDSEFTSRTPKDSPGVPPSAGAHQLFRGFSFIASTLLEEEGSVEPIKPPPHPVVQQLHGKNLLFSDGYVLKEDIGMGSFSVCKRCVHKATNTEYAVKMIDKTSTDPSEEIEILLRYGQHPNIITLKDVYDNSKQVFLVTELMRGGELLDRILKQKFFSEREASAVLHTITKTVEYLHSQGVVHRDLKPSNILYVDESGNPESIRICDFGFAKQLRANNGLLMTPCYTANFVAPEVLKRQGYDEGCDIWSLGVLLYTMLAGFTPFANGPEDTPNEILNRIGNGSFSLTGGNWDTVSDAAKDLVSKMLHVDPHQRLTAKQVLKHTWIVQRDKLPNSQLPHHDPKLVKGAMAATYSALKNSQPTPELKPIESSFLAQRRVKKLPSTSL, encoded by the exons AATGGGCAGAGCACCGCTGAGGATGGAGTCACGCCTGCTGTCAAG GACGATGGAGAGATCAAGGAGATCAACATCACCCATGTGGTTAAGGAGGGCTCAGAGAAGGCTGATGCCTCTCAGTTTGAACTGCTCAAAGTCTTGGGACAGGGATCCTTTGGCAAG GTTTTCCTGGTGCGCAAGGTGACTCCTCCCGATGCCAACCAGCTTTATGCCATGAAGGTCCTCAAAAAGGCCACACTCAAAG TGAGAGACCGTGTGAGAACCAAAATGGAGAGAGACATCCTGGCAGATGTCAACCACCCATTTGTTGTCAAACTGCACTATG CATTCCAGACTGAAGGGAAGTTGTACTTGATCCTTGACTTTCTCAGAGGAGGAGATCTCTTCACTAGACTCTCCAAAGAG GTGATGTTCACAGAAGAGGATGTGAAGTTTTATCTAGCAGAGCTGGCATTAGGACTGGACCACCTCCATAGCTTGGGCATCATTTACAGGGACCTCAAACCTGAAAA cattcTCCTTGATGAGGAGGGACATATCAAACTCACAG ATTTTGGTTTGTGTAAAGAAGCCATTGATCATGAGAAGAAAGCTTATTCCTTCTGTGGTACTGTGGAGTACATGGCACCAGAGGTTGTTAACAGGCAGGGGCACATCCACAGTGCCGACTGGTGGTCATTTGGAGTACTAATG TTTGAGATGTTGACTGGAGCGCTGCCATTCCAAGGGAAGGACCGCAAAGAAACTATGAACCTGATTCTGAA GGCACGTCTGGGAATGCCTCAGTTCCTGAGCGCAGAGGCCCAGTCTCTGCTCCGGGCTTTGTTCAAGAGGAACCCTGCCAACAGACTGG gatCTGGCTCTGATGGTGCAGAGGAGATAAAACGACATGGTTTCTTCTCCACCATAGACTGGAAT aAACTCTTCAGAAGAGAAGTAAAGCCTCCGTTCAGACCAGCGGTGGCGCGTCCAGACGACACCTTCTACTTTGACTCTGAGTTCACCTCCCGCACCCCTAAAG ATTCACCTGGTGTGCCCCCGAGTGCTGGAGCTCACCAGCTCTTCAGAGGCTTCAGCTTTATTGCGTCGACTCTCCTGGAGGAGGAAGGTTCAGTGGAGCCAATCAAGCCTCCACCACACCCAGTGGTCCAG CAATTGCACGGGAAGAACCTGCTGTTCAGCGACGGCTACGTATTGAAGGAAGACATCGGCATGGGCTCCTTCTCCGTCTGTAAACGATGTGTGCACAAAGCCACCAACACAGAATACGCTGTCAag ATGATTGACAAGACCAGCACAGACCCCTCTGAGGAGATTGAGATTCTACTTAGATATGGGCAGCATCCCAACATCATAACGCTGAAGGAT GTGTACGACAACAGCAAGCAGGTGTTCCTGGTGACGGAGCTGATGCGTGGAGGAGAGCTACTGGATCGGATCCTCAAGCAGAAGTtcttttcagagagagaggccaGCGCTGTGCTTCACACCATCACCAAGACTGTCGAGTACTTACACTCACAGGGG GTGGTGCATAGAGACCTGAAGCCCAGCAACATCCTCTATGTTGACGAGTCAGGGAATCCAGAGTCTATCAGGATCTGTGACTTTGGCTTCGCCAAACAATTGCGTGCCAACAACGGCCTTCTGATGACCCCATGCTACACTGCTAACTTTGTAGCTCCTGAG GTGTTGAAGCGTCAGGGCTATGATGAAGGATGTGACATCTGGAGTCTGGGAGTCTTACTGTACACCATGCTGGCTGG TTTTACTCCATTTGCCAACGGACCTGAGGACACCCCGAATGAGATCCTGAACAGGATAGGCAACGGCAGCTTCAGTCTGACTGGAGGCAACTGGGACACTGTGTCTGATGCTGCCAAG GACCTTGTGTCCAAGATGCTTCACGTGGACCCCCATCAGAGACTCACTGCTAAGCAGGTCCTCAAACACACCTGGATTGTCCAGAGAGACAAATTACCCAACAGCCAGCTCCCACACCATGACCCCAAACTGGTCAAG
- the rps6ka1 gene encoding ribosomal protein S6 kinase alpha-1 isoform X3, with translation MWRLLFRTRTNAHEDDGEIKEINITHVVKEGSEKADASQFELLKVLGQGSFGKVFLVRKVTPPDANQLYAMKVLKKATLKVRDRVRTKMERDILADVNHPFVVKLHYAFQTEGKLYLILDFLRGGDLFTRLSKEVMFTEEDVKFYLAELALGLDHLHSLGIIYRDLKPENILLDEEGHIKLTDFGLCKEAIDHEKKAYSFCGTVEYMAPEVVNRQGHIHSADWWSFGVLMFEMLTGALPFQGKDRKETMNLILKARLGMPQFLSAEAQSLLRALFKRNPANRLGSGSDGAEEIKRHGFFSTIDWNKLFRREVKPPFRPAVARPDDTFYFDSEFTSRTPKDSPGVPPSAGAHQLFRGFSFIASTLLEEEGSVEPIKPPPHPVVQQLHGKNLLFSDGYVLKEDIGMGSFSVCKRCVHKATNTEYAVKMIDKTSTDPSEEIEILLRYGQHPNIITLKDVYDNSKQVFLVTELMRGGELLDRILKQKFFSEREASAVLHTITKTVEYLHSQGVVHRDLKPSNILYVDESGNPESIRICDFGFAKQLRANNGLLMTPCYTANFVAPEVLKRQGYDEGCDIWSLGVLLYTMLAGFTPFANGPEDTPNEILNRIGNGSFSLTGGNWDTVSDAAKDLVSKMLHVDPHQRLTAKQVLKHTWIVQRDKLPNSQLPHHDPKLVKGAMAATYSALKNSQPTPELKPIESSFLAQRRVKKLPSTSL, from the exons ATGTGGAGGCTCTTATTCCGTACCAGAACCAATGCACACGAG GACGATGGAGAGATCAAGGAGATCAACATCACCCATGTGGTTAAGGAGGGCTCAGAGAAGGCTGATGCCTCTCAGTTTGAACTGCTCAAAGTCTTGGGACAGGGATCCTTTGGCAAG GTTTTCCTGGTGCGCAAGGTGACTCCTCCCGATGCCAACCAGCTTTATGCCATGAAGGTCCTCAAAAAGGCCACACTCAAAG TGAGAGACCGTGTGAGAACCAAAATGGAGAGAGACATCCTGGCAGATGTCAACCACCCATTTGTTGTCAAACTGCACTATG CATTCCAGACTGAAGGGAAGTTGTACTTGATCCTTGACTTTCTCAGAGGAGGAGATCTCTTCACTAGACTCTCCAAAGAG GTGATGTTCACAGAAGAGGATGTGAAGTTTTATCTAGCAGAGCTGGCATTAGGACTGGACCACCTCCATAGCTTGGGCATCATTTACAGGGACCTCAAACCTGAAAA cattcTCCTTGATGAGGAGGGACATATCAAACTCACAG ATTTTGGTTTGTGTAAAGAAGCCATTGATCATGAGAAGAAAGCTTATTCCTTCTGTGGTACTGTGGAGTACATGGCACCAGAGGTTGTTAACAGGCAGGGGCACATCCACAGTGCCGACTGGTGGTCATTTGGAGTACTAATG TTTGAGATGTTGACTGGAGCGCTGCCATTCCAAGGGAAGGACCGCAAAGAAACTATGAACCTGATTCTGAA GGCACGTCTGGGAATGCCTCAGTTCCTGAGCGCAGAGGCCCAGTCTCTGCTCCGGGCTTTGTTCAAGAGGAACCCTGCCAACAGACTGG gatCTGGCTCTGATGGTGCAGAGGAGATAAAACGACATGGTTTCTTCTCCACCATAGACTGGAAT aAACTCTTCAGAAGAGAAGTAAAGCCTCCGTTCAGACCAGCGGTGGCGCGTCCAGACGACACCTTCTACTTTGACTCTGAGTTCACCTCCCGCACCCCTAAAG ATTCACCTGGTGTGCCCCCGAGTGCTGGAGCTCACCAGCTCTTCAGAGGCTTCAGCTTTATTGCGTCGACTCTCCTGGAGGAGGAAGGTTCAGTGGAGCCAATCAAGCCTCCACCACACCCAGTGGTCCAG CAATTGCACGGGAAGAACCTGCTGTTCAGCGACGGCTACGTATTGAAGGAAGACATCGGCATGGGCTCCTTCTCCGTCTGTAAACGATGTGTGCACAAAGCCACCAACACAGAATACGCTGTCAag ATGATTGACAAGACCAGCACAGACCCCTCTGAGGAGATTGAGATTCTACTTAGATATGGGCAGCATCCCAACATCATAACGCTGAAGGAT GTGTACGACAACAGCAAGCAGGTGTTCCTGGTGACGGAGCTGATGCGTGGAGGAGAGCTACTGGATCGGATCCTCAAGCAGAAGTtcttttcagagagagaggccaGCGCTGTGCTTCACACCATCACCAAGACTGTCGAGTACTTACACTCACAGGGG GTGGTGCATAGAGACCTGAAGCCCAGCAACATCCTCTATGTTGACGAGTCAGGGAATCCAGAGTCTATCAGGATCTGTGACTTTGGCTTCGCCAAACAATTGCGTGCCAACAACGGCCTTCTGATGACCCCATGCTACACTGCTAACTTTGTAGCTCCTGAG GTGTTGAAGCGTCAGGGCTATGATGAAGGATGTGACATCTGGAGTCTGGGAGTCTTACTGTACACCATGCTGGCTGG TTTTACTCCATTTGCCAACGGACCTGAGGACACCCCGAATGAGATCCTGAACAGGATAGGCAACGGCAGCTTCAGTCTGACTGGAGGCAACTGGGACACTGTGTCTGATGCTGCCAAG GACCTTGTGTCCAAGATGCTTCACGTGGACCCCCATCAGAGACTCACTGCTAAGCAGGTCCTCAAACACACCTGGATTGTCCAGAGAGACAAATTACCCAACAGCCAGCTCCCACACCATGACCCCAAACTGGTCAAG
- the rps6ka1 gene encoding ribosomal protein S6 kinase alpha-1 isoform X1 has translation MEKDKKRFILSRLVTLYLRKKNKVLAGSPAHCNSCRSTAATSTSTEPLPTPRNHWTDDGEIKEINITHVVKEGSEKADASQFELLKVLGQGSFGKVFLVRKVTPPDANQLYAMKVLKKATLKVRDRVRTKMERDILADVNHPFVVKLHYAFQTEGKLYLILDFLRGGDLFTRLSKEVMFTEEDVKFYLAELALGLDHLHSLGIIYRDLKPENILLDEEGHIKLTDFGLCKEAIDHEKKAYSFCGTVEYMAPEVVNRQGHIHSADWWSFGVLMFEMLTGALPFQGKDRKETMNLILKARLGMPQFLSAEAQSLLRALFKRNPANRLGSGSDGAEEIKRHGFFSTIDWNKLFRREVKPPFRPAVARPDDTFYFDSEFTSRTPKDSPGVPPSAGAHQLFRGFSFIASTLLEEEGSVEPIKPPPHPVVQQLHGKNLLFSDGYVLKEDIGMGSFSVCKRCVHKATNTEYAVKMIDKTSTDPSEEIEILLRYGQHPNIITLKDVYDNSKQVFLVTELMRGGELLDRILKQKFFSEREASAVLHTITKTVEYLHSQGVVHRDLKPSNILYVDESGNPESIRICDFGFAKQLRANNGLLMTPCYTANFVAPEVLKRQGYDEGCDIWSLGVLLYTMLAGFTPFANGPEDTPNEILNRIGNGSFSLTGGNWDTVSDAAKDLVSKMLHVDPHQRLTAKQVLKHTWIVQRDKLPNSQLPHHDPKLVKGAMAATYSALKNSQPTPELKPIESSFLAQRRVKKLPSTSL, from the exons ATGGAGAAGGACAAGAAAAGGTTCATCCTGAGCCGCTTGGTGACCCTCTACCTGCGCAAAAAGAACAAAGTCCTGGCTGGCAGCCCTGCTCACTGTAACAGCTGCAGATCAACAGCTGCAACAAGCACCAGCACTGAGCCTTTACCTACTCCAAGGAACCACTGGACG GACGATGGAGAGATCAAGGAGATCAACATCACCCATGTGGTTAAGGAGGGCTCAGAGAAGGCTGATGCCTCTCAGTTTGAACTGCTCAAAGTCTTGGGACAGGGATCCTTTGGCAAG GTTTTCCTGGTGCGCAAGGTGACTCCTCCCGATGCCAACCAGCTTTATGCCATGAAGGTCCTCAAAAAGGCCACACTCAAAG TGAGAGACCGTGTGAGAACCAAAATGGAGAGAGACATCCTGGCAGATGTCAACCACCCATTTGTTGTCAAACTGCACTATG CATTCCAGACTGAAGGGAAGTTGTACTTGATCCTTGACTTTCTCAGAGGAGGAGATCTCTTCACTAGACTCTCCAAAGAG GTGATGTTCACAGAAGAGGATGTGAAGTTTTATCTAGCAGAGCTGGCATTAGGACTGGACCACCTCCATAGCTTGGGCATCATTTACAGGGACCTCAAACCTGAAAA cattcTCCTTGATGAGGAGGGACATATCAAACTCACAG ATTTTGGTTTGTGTAAAGAAGCCATTGATCATGAGAAGAAAGCTTATTCCTTCTGTGGTACTGTGGAGTACATGGCACCAGAGGTTGTTAACAGGCAGGGGCACATCCACAGTGCCGACTGGTGGTCATTTGGAGTACTAATG TTTGAGATGTTGACTGGAGCGCTGCCATTCCAAGGGAAGGACCGCAAAGAAACTATGAACCTGATTCTGAA GGCACGTCTGGGAATGCCTCAGTTCCTGAGCGCAGAGGCCCAGTCTCTGCTCCGGGCTTTGTTCAAGAGGAACCCTGCCAACAGACTGG gatCTGGCTCTGATGGTGCAGAGGAGATAAAACGACATGGTTTCTTCTCCACCATAGACTGGAAT aAACTCTTCAGAAGAGAAGTAAAGCCTCCGTTCAGACCAGCGGTGGCGCGTCCAGACGACACCTTCTACTTTGACTCTGAGTTCACCTCCCGCACCCCTAAAG ATTCACCTGGTGTGCCCCCGAGTGCTGGAGCTCACCAGCTCTTCAGAGGCTTCAGCTTTATTGCGTCGACTCTCCTGGAGGAGGAAGGTTCAGTGGAGCCAATCAAGCCTCCACCACACCCAGTGGTCCAG CAATTGCACGGGAAGAACCTGCTGTTCAGCGACGGCTACGTATTGAAGGAAGACATCGGCATGGGCTCCTTCTCCGTCTGTAAACGATGTGTGCACAAAGCCACCAACACAGAATACGCTGTCAag ATGATTGACAAGACCAGCACAGACCCCTCTGAGGAGATTGAGATTCTACTTAGATATGGGCAGCATCCCAACATCATAACGCTGAAGGAT GTGTACGACAACAGCAAGCAGGTGTTCCTGGTGACGGAGCTGATGCGTGGAGGAGAGCTACTGGATCGGATCCTCAAGCAGAAGTtcttttcagagagagaggccaGCGCTGTGCTTCACACCATCACCAAGACTGTCGAGTACTTACACTCACAGGGG GTGGTGCATAGAGACCTGAAGCCCAGCAACATCCTCTATGTTGACGAGTCAGGGAATCCAGAGTCTATCAGGATCTGTGACTTTGGCTTCGCCAAACAATTGCGTGCCAACAACGGCCTTCTGATGACCCCATGCTACACTGCTAACTTTGTAGCTCCTGAG GTGTTGAAGCGTCAGGGCTATGATGAAGGATGTGACATCTGGAGTCTGGGAGTCTTACTGTACACCATGCTGGCTGG TTTTACTCCATTTGCCAACGGACCTGAGGACACCCCGAATGAGATCCTGAACAGGATAGGCAACGGCAGCTTCAGTCTGACTGGAGGCAACTGGGACACTGTGTCTGATGCTGCCAAG GACCTTGTGTCCAAGATGCTTCACGTGGACCCCCATCAGAGACTCACTGCTAAGCAGGTCCTCAAACACACCTGGATTGTCCAGAGAGACAAATTACCCAACAGCCAGCTCCCACACCATGACCCCAAACTGGTCAAG